The DNA segment ATGTCATTATTTACTACTGAATTTCCGTTTGTTATTTACGAACTGGATCAGCAACATCGGGAAGAATTATGCACAAATCAAATAGCCCTACCAAAACAATGACTCTTCAATACAACATTTGAATCTTTTCTATAAAGTCTATTCTGTAATCGATCGTACTTTTGTAGCTCAGCCTCAGATTATGTATCTGTCGGTCCAAATCAAGTCATGTATTTTAAGGGAAGGGAATTGCTATATCAAAATGACTAATTTATAAATCActtgatttattttttgtctAATTATTATTGGTAGATTTATATAAAGATGCACTTTCTTTCTCTGCTGTTTCTGTTCTTTTCATAATACCTTTTCCCCGTGTTTTCAATACAGATATCGAttaccatttattcattttccttCACACAACTTCCTTTGCATGTGGGCCAAATGCCTCGAAAGGAAAATGAATTAAGTCAGTGTCAAATATACTATTCTTCCAAATAACATATACAGTACCCTGTCAGTCACTCTTCGACAAACTGATAATAATTACACATGTATACCTTTGATATTACTGTATAAGGGGTTTATGTCAGCGAGTGTAGAGCATGATATGAATTAACGAGGATATTGTGAGTGAAAACAATGTTTCAGATTTCATAATTCAAACCCGGATAACGGTCACGTAAACGTTTACCATAAAAATCTTCAATAGCAATTGACATTACATAAATTTTTGCCGGTGATATTATTATGTTTTCGCACTTTCTTTTATGAATGCCAATATTTTTATATCTGTCTAGAATGTGTAAATAGAACTAAGTTTGCGTCGGCGATTTGCCACCTTTCCATAATAACAGCACATTTTATATTATGTAGCATTGATGTGAGAAGGTAATAAAGAATTAAATTATCACATTCGCAAAAGAAGCCAAAAATGAGATTCTCTGTTATGACAAGTTAGACATCATTTCCGCAGTAACACTCAGAGATCGTCCTTGGCTAGCCCTAAGTACACGCTATCGTTTCGTACCCCGAGGCTCTGATAGTGTTCAACTTCATCAGCAACCCTATTTAGATCGGATGCTAAATATCCACGACCGATGCGGTCCGCATTTTTCGTGCACGCGCTGCTAATACCACCTTCTTCACGTATATCTTGATATTCTTGTATATCTTGATATTCTGCATCATGATAATCAGCTTGACTATCATTAGCGACAAGTTCAAGATCGATGGCGGTGTTAACTATCTCCCTTCTGTCTGGTTTACTTTTGAGATCGAAGGATTTTAAACGGTATTGCATGAACATAAAACAAGAAACGCAAGAAACGATAACTCCAACTACACATCCAATGAAAGCCGACCCTACAAACAGTCCGGCATTTGGCCCCATTTTGTCACTATCTTCGTATCCACTGACTAACAAGGACGATTATCATCAACAGTTGGAGAGATTGAAGTCGCTAGCTCCCTAACCTTTGGCTGATCAGTTGTTACTCTGATATCGACAATCAAAGTAGCGCTGGCATTTCCTGTACCAACTTCATTGGCAAATGCGCAAGTTATCACATGTTTACCATTGTCCTGTGagtcaaatgtcaaaataatgaGACTGATAGCTTCCATACGAAATTTGACACTACCGTTCACTATATTATCATCATAATACCAAACAGGTTCTGTAACTTGTGGATTTGAATCCTGCTTGCAGTGCAGCACTATCTCGTCGTTTTTCTCTGTTACCGTGACTTCAGTTGGATCGATTGTCACTATTGGTGCGTACTGGATATTGAATCTGATGGAGCAGGTCGAGTTGGAGGACACATCATCAACGCAAATGAAAGTCAAACTTGGCCCATCCTTGTTAACAGGAATCCAGTAATAAGTAACATATCGAAATCCGTTTGATGTTCCGTTCAAAATTGATTCAACAACATCATTGGGATAGTGTTTGTACCAAAGCAAATGAGCCAGCTGGTTATCTAGTGTTGAGAAGCAAGTCAAAGCATAAGAATTACCCACCACCACAGATATAGAATCCAGCTGACCGATGGGAGTATGATCCGTCAAATTAATCACTTGGCAGATTGGTTTGTTTATAGTTGGAATTGAATCTATGACATATATGTTGGCGTGTGCATTTCTCGATCTGCCGTCTGGTACAACAACGCCATTTGATCCTGTCACTGCACATTGATAAATACCACTGTCAAATACAGCCGTTGATGCCGAGGCAGGTTTAACCACCAAGGCAGTGTGATACGCATTTTGGGTAACTACGTATCTATCGCTGTCTACGAGGTGAGTTATATTTGACCGAAACCTATTACC comes from the Ptychodera flava strain L36383 unplaced genomic scaffold, AS_Pfla_20210202 Scaffold_62__1_contigs__length_770838_pilon, whole genome shotgun sequence genome and includes:
- the LOC139128634 gene encoding cell adhesion molecule 4-like; the protein is MSPGLASSLCLILISILSALTGLSAVDFVTQPADVTRVYGQESIGTTITNSFEFECVVNSSAESDQTLSWIKNGEIISNGNRFRSNITHLVDSDRYVVTQNAYHTALVVKPASASTAVFDSGIYQCAVTGSNGVVVPDGRSRNAHANIYVIDSIPTINKPICQVINLTDHTPIGQLDSISVVVGNSYALTCFSTLDNQLAHLLWYKHYPNDVVESILNGTSNGFRYVTYYWIPVNKDGPSLTFICVDDVSSNSTCSIRFNIQYAPIVTIDPTEVTVTEKNDEIVLHCKQDSNPQVTEPVWYYDDNIVNGSVKFRMEAISLIILTFDSQDNGKHVITCAFANEVGTGNASATLIVDIRVTTDQPKVRELATSISPTVDDNRPC